A genome region from Triticum aestivum cultivar Chinese Spring chromosome 2B, IWGSC CS RefSeq v2.1, whole genome shotgun sequence includes the following:
- the LOC123046684 gene encoding uncharacterized protein At4g15970, with translation MAKPTRHTLTTPSAHPRGIPKRALPRLAAALFFVTLVGVALPLAVLHRAAVSRHSLEDPWGRYPLPSLAADDEESAQGDDLDSEDLELDRVLQKASMKDNTVILTTLNAAWASPGSVIDLFVDSFRSGVRTSSLLNHLVIIAFDGDAYRQCAKIHHYCFALGTEGVDFSEEKRFLTSGYLEMMWKRLDFLRLVLEKGYSFIFSDADIMWFRNPFPHFYPNGDLQIACDHYVGNATDLRNIANGGFNYVKSNERTIEFYSFWYSSRLRYPGYHDQDVFNAIKHDPYVADIGLEIKFLSTAYFGGFCEPSRDLNKVCTMHANCCIGLRSKIHDLRIMMEDWKNYLSLPPSLKRLLTLSWRVPQNCSLSSLN, from the exons ATGGCGAAGCCTACGCGCCACACCCTGACCACGCCGTCCGCCCACCCTCGCGGGATCCCGAAACGCGCGCTCCCGCGACTCGCTGCGGCGCTCTTTTTTGTAACCCTCGTCGGCGTCGCGCTGCCCTTGGCCGTGCTGcaccgcgccgccgtctcgcggcACTCGCTTGAGGACCCGTGGGGGCGGTACCCGCTTCCTTCGCTCGCCGCAGACGACGAGGAGAGCGCCCAAGGTGATGATCTG GACAGTGAGGATCTCGaacttgaccgagttttgcagaagGCTTCAATGAAGGACAACACAGTTATATTGACTACACTTAATGCTGCATGGGCTTCTCCTGGCTCGGTGATAGATCTATTTGTTGATAGTTTTCGCTCTGGTGTTAGAACAAGTTCACTCTTGAACCATCTAGTCATTATAGCGTTTGATGGGGATGCGTACAGACAATGTGCCAAGATCCACCACTATTGCTTTGCTCTTGGAACTGAAGGTGTGGATTTTTCTGAAGAGAAGAGGTTCTTGACTTCTGGGTATCTGGAGATGATGTGGAAAAGACTAGATTTCTTGCGGCTGGTTCTTGAAAAGGGCTACAGCTTCATATTCTCG GATGCAGACATAATGTGGTTTCGCAATCCATTTCCTCACTTCTATCCTAATGGTGACCTTCAGATTGCTTGCGACCACTATGTTGGGAATGCAACAGACTTGAGAAACATTGCTAATGGAGGCTTCAATTATGTGAAATCGAATGAACGGACCATAGAGTTCTACAGTTTCTGGTACTCATCACGATTGAGATATCCTGGCTACCACGATCAGGATGTCTTCAATGCTATTAAGCATGATCCATATGTCGCAGACATTGGGCTGGAAATTAAGTTTTTAAGTACAGCATACTTTGGTGGATTCTGTGAACCAAGCAGAGATTTAAATAAGGTCTGCACTATGCATGCTAACTGTTGCATCGGTTTGCGGAGCAAGATTCATGATCTAAGGATTATGATGGAAGATTGGAAGAACTATTTGTCACTGCCTCCAAGCTTGAAAAGATTGTTGACATTGTCCTGGAGGGTGCCACAAAATTGCAG CCTTTCTTCGCTAAACTAA